One Aegilops tauschii subsp. strangulata cultivar AL8/78 chromosome 7, Aet v6.0, whole genome shotgun sequence genomic window carries:
- the LOC109766650 gene encoding uncharacterized protein — translation MAAESAWCWPWLSSGTAWFLFFNVFVGAVAVLSWRQGSDPEMSRRRRLTRSASSMVMERLRSMSVFAAFHSVPEHDYGSGLTPPAWEEYYTSPEEGGEETGHAVKQPEPALPAVTVAPSTPSAPDAAAATQASMSGSDDRAKAGTRTEMSGCLGDACAVVVARQRDAPEPEPTPVAATAKGATTERPRKRGPAKVAAIVQRRAHAELEEKAEVNAQAERFIRQFREELKLERIKSILNHARAAAATSAR, via the coding sequence ATGGCCGCGGAGTCTGCCTGGTGCTGGCCGTGGCTCAGCTCCGGCACGGCGTGGTTCCTCTTCTTCAACGTCTTCGTCGGCGCCGTGGCCGTCCTGTCCTGGCGGCAGGGCAGCGACCCGGAGATGTCGAGGCGCAGGAGGCTCACCCGGAGCGCGTCGTCCATGGTCATGGAGCGCCTCCGCTCCATGTCCGTCTTCGCCGCCTTCCACTCCGTGCCCGAGCACGACTACGGCAGCGGCCTCACACCGCCGGCGTGGGAAGAGTACTACACGTCGCCGGAAGAGGGAGGAGAGGAGACCGGGCACGCGGTGAAGCAGCCGGAGCCGGCCCTACCGGCGGTGACCGTCGCTCCATCGACACCGAGCGCTCCTGATGCAGCAGCAGCTACACAGGCTTCGATGTCAGGGAGCGACGACAGGGCAAAAGCAGGGACGCGGACGGAGATGTCTGGATGCTTGGGAGATGCGTGCGCGGTAGTAGTGGCCCGGCAGCGAGACGCGCCGGAGCCGGAGCCAACGCCAGTGGCGGCCACCGCCAAGGGTGCTACGACGGAGAGGCCGAGGAAGCGGGGGCCGGCGAAGGTGGCGGCGATCGTCCAGCGGCGCGCGCACGCGGAGCTGGAAGAGAAGGCGGAGGTGAACGCGCAAGCCGAGCGCTTCATCCGGCAGTTCCGGGAGGAGCTCAAGCTGGAGCGCATCAAGTCCATCCTCAAccacgcccgcgccgccgccgccacatcGGCACGGTAG